A single window of Tiliqua scincoides isolate rTilSci1 chromosome 10, rTilSci1.hap2, whole genome shotgun sequence DNA harbors:
- the HEYL gene encoding hairy/enhancer-of-split related with YRPW motif-like protein yields MKRPRQEESSSDTESDLRIIVGKEEECRQTSRSVSPTTTSQMQARKRRRVIVEKWRRDRINSSLSELRRLVPTALDKQGSSKLEKAEILQMTVNHLKMLHATRGTGLVEAQALAMDYRTMGFHECLTEVVRYLGILEGPSSGTDPIQLRLLSHLSNYVAEMEPQTVATSLLPSPSCPLSNDQRSTTVSAQVHVSRRGHAPGLAALAGSSLLYPGSRFRASSFCQVPNTIYPNTVSSEMASSRRSRPPVVTSTTPSSTLDRSLREAAPRSSQLAVFLFSSFSAPARVPVTPVYMSPPALNSPTLGSGVRTGTVELCHPWTTEIGAF; encoded by the exons ATGAAGAGACCCCGTCAAGAGGAGAGTTCATCGGACACAGAGTCTGACCTAAGGATCAttgtggggaaagaggaggaatgcag ACAAACATCCAGGTCTGTTTCTCCCACAACAACATCTCAGATGCAAGCCAGAAAAAGGCGGAGAGTG ATAGTTGAGAAATGGCGCAGAGATCGTATTAACAGCAGTCTCTCGGAGCTGCGGCGTTTGGTCCCCACTGCATTGGATAAGCAG GGCTCTTCCAAACTGGAAAAAGCCGAGATCCTGCAGATGACAGTAAATCACTTAAAAATGCTTCACGCCACCAGGGGCACAG GGTTGGTAGAGGCTCAAGCCTTGGCCATGGATTACAGGACCATGGGTTTCCACGAGTGCCTCACCGAGGTGGTGAGATACTTGGGCATTCTTGAGGGTCCAAGCAGCGGCACTGATCCAATCCAGCTACGGCTTCTCTCCCACCTGAGCAACTATGTAGCTGAAATGGAGCCCCAAACTGTAGCCacatccctcctgccctctccgtCTTGCCCTTTGTCTAATGACCAGAGATCCACAACAGTTTCTGCTCAAGTGCATGTATCTAGGCGAGGGCATGCCCCAGGCTTAGCTGCCTTGGCTGGTTCATCCCTCCTCTATCCAGGCTCCAGGTTCAGAGCATCTTCCTTTTGCCAAGTCCCTAACACCATCTACCCAAACACTGTGTCTAGTGAAATGGCATCATCCCGAAGAAGTCGGCCCCCAGTGGTGACATCGACCACCCCAAGTTCCACATTGGACAGAAGTCTGAGAGAAGCAGCACCCAGGAGCAGCCAGCTGGCTGTGTTTCTGttctcttccttctctgctccAGCCAGAGTTCCAGTTACACCAGTTTATATGTCTCCTCCTGCTTTGAATTCTCCTACACTGGGATCAGGTGTCAGAACTGGGACCGTCGAATTGTGCCACCCATGGACTACTGAAATTGGGGCTTTCTAA